In a single window of the Pyrococcus sp. NA2 genome:
- a CDS encoding DUF4040 domain-containing protein, producing the protein MNCISCIEYIIVAIMIISAILAVEWRDLLAATVGMAAVSLFASILFFLLQAPDVAMTEAAIGAALSGAVFIFAIKRTRRYETEEEEKVGWWVRW; encoded by the coding sequence ATGAACTGCATCTCATGCATTGAATACATAATAGTGGCAATAATGATAATCTCAGCAATTTTGGCCGTGGAGTGGAGAGATCTATTAGCCGCAACCGTGGGAATGGCGGCTGTGAGTTTATTTGCCTCAATACTATTCTTCCTACTACAAGCTCCAGATGTTGCAATGACAGAGGCTGCCATAGGTGCAGCGTTAAGTGGTGCAGTGTTCATCTTCGCAATCAAGAGGACAAGGAGGTATGAGACGGAAGAAGAGGAGAAGGTTGGTTGGTGGGTGAGGTGGTGA
- a CDS encoding Na(+)/H(+) antiporter subunit B produces MLKRILAIFMILIIGFWLAKGLSGIPFGADKMLVGKYYLEHVKDQTGAINAVTAVVVNYRGFDTLGEVTVLFIASTGVAALLWRKRRERTAKMEGSVVLTTGSKLLFPFIMIFGMYIFIHGHLTPGGGFPGGATIATAFLLMYLAFIVYEIPHKGFEVTEGLAGMSYVLVGLIGLVIGGYFLFDWIWQTWKLGTIGKLISGGFIPVIYTIIGIKVATELSGIVDNMLKEEVKE; encoded by the coding sequence ATGCTAAAGAGGATATTGGCAATTTTCATGATCCTCATAATTGGTTTCTGGCTTGCAAAGGGCCTTAGTGGTATTCCCTTTGGGGCAGATAAGATGCTCGTTGGTAAATACTACCTTGAGCACGTTAAGGATCAAACTGGTGCTATAAATGCAGTAACGGCCGTCGTTGTTAACTACAGGGGATTTGATACCCTAGGTGAAGTTACAGTCCTATTCATAGCCTCTACTGGGGTTGCAGCTCTATTGTGGAGAAAGAGAAGAGAGAGAACAGCTAAAATGGAGGGATCAGTTGTTTTAACAACGGGATCAAAGCTATTGTTCCCCTTCATAATGATATTTGGAATGTACATCTTCATCCATGGTCACCTAACTCCAGGAGGGGGATTCCCTGGAGGGGCAACGATAGCAACGGCCTTTCTGTTGATGTACTTGGCCTTCATAGTTTATGAGATACCGCATAAGGGCTTTGAAGTAACTGAAGGATTGGCTGGGATGAGCTACGTATTAGTTGGTCTCATTGGACTAGTCATAGGCGGATACTTTCTCTTTGACTGGATATGGCAGACGTGGAAGCTTGGAACGATAGGAAAATTGATCAGCGGGGGATTCATTCCAGTTATTTACACCATAATAGGGATCAAGGTTGCCACAGAGCTTAGTGGAATAGTTGACAATATGCTCAAGGAGGAGGTGAAAGAATGA
- the nuoI gene encoding NADH-quinone oxidoreductase subunit NuoI — protein MPAKVVGEDKVKKQPSFVKPWLGLKYLFKKPVTIKIPYEKIDPAPKYRGFHTLDWKKCIGCNFCGQICPARAIEMTWIEVDGKLEKRPHPKIDYGRCTFCQFCVDVCPTGALGFVESYILTTTGDEEELQLYDWVPIPPDKFKEIQEEFGDWRFPVERIEFNKDTKEMTYHLRNGEIFKFKIVGYGLRPPAKPQPKKEENKS, from the coding sequence ATGCCAGCTAAGGTTGTGGGTGAAGATAAGGTTAAGAAGCAGCCGTCCTTCGTAAAGCCTTGGCTTGGGCTTAAGTACCTCTTTAAAAAGCCCGTAACCATCAAGATACCTTATGAGAAGATAGACCCGGCTCCAAAGTATAGAGGATTTCACACGTTGGACTGGAAGAAGTGTATTGGCTGTAACTTCTGTGGACAGATATGCCCTGCAAGGGCAATAGAGATGACCTGGATAGAAGTCGATGGCAAATTAGAGAAGAGACCACATCCGAAGATAGATTATGGTAGGTGCACCTTTTGCCAGTTCTGTGTGGATGTCTGTCCAACGGGAGCGTTGGGCTTCGTAGAGAGTTACATCCTAACAACGACTGGAGACGAAGAAGAACTTCAGCTATATGACTGGGTACCTATACCTCCAGATAAGTTTAAGGAGATACAGGAGGAATTTGGAGACTGGAGGTTTCCCGTTGAGAGAATAGAATTCAACAAGGATACAAAAGAGATGACATATCATCTAAGGAATGGGGAGATTTTTAAGTTTAAGATAGTTGGATATGGCCTAAGACCACCAGCAAAGCCTCAACCAAAAAAGGAAGAAAATAAGAGCTAA
- a CDS encoding NADH-quinone oxidoreductase subunit B family protein, whose protein sequence is MVDWRLFEPLFNWARKKSLWIVAFCTGCGGIEMPPLMTARYDIERFGIMPDPSPRQYDLFLITGYVTPKTLKRIIITYELSPDPKYVLAHGSCPLNGGIYWDSYNAIKHLDKYIPVDVFIAGCMPRPEAVMDGIYKLMEMIENGEADGWKRYKENYEWYRKNQDELLGEGWREKEAKKWIPWLMDKRKEVKK, encoded by the coding sequence ATGGTTGATTGGAGATTATTTGAGCCTTTATTTAACTGGGCGAGAAAGAAGAGTCTTTGGATTGTTGCATTCTGTACTGGATGTGGTGGAATAGAGATGCCTCCTTTAATGACGGCTAGATATGACATAGAAAGGTTCGGTATAATGCCAGATCCTAGCCCAAGACAGTATGATTTATTCTTGATAACCGGTTACGTAACTCCAAAGACATTAAAGAGGATAATAATAACTTACGAGCTTTCACCAGATCCAAAGTATGTGCTAGCTCATGGTTCTTGTCCACTCAACGGTGGCATATACTGGGATTCATATAATGCAATTAAACACCTTGATAAGTACATTCCAGTGGATGTCTTCATAGCGGGTTGTATGCCAAGACCAGAGGCCGTCATGGATGGTATATACAAACTCATGGAAATGATCGAGAACGGAGAGGCGGATGGATGGAAGAGGTACAAGGAGAATTATGAATGGTATAGAAAGAATCAAGACGAACTGCTTGGCGAGGGTTGGAGGGAGAAAGAGGCAAAGAAATGGATACCTTGGCTGATGGACAAGAGAAAGGAGGTTAAGAAATGA
- the coaBC gene encoding bifunctional phosphopantothenoylcysteine decarboxylase/phosphopantothenate--cysteine ligase CoaBC: MLSHIKLIYATKSRKLVGKKIILAIPGSIAAVECVKLARELIRHGAEVHAVMSPSATKIIHPYAMEFATGNPVITEITGFIEHVELAGEHENKADLVLVCPATANTISKIACGIDDTPVTTVVTTAFPHIPIMIAPAMHESMYKHPIVRENIEKLKKLGVEFIGPRIEEGKAKVATIDEIVYRVIKKLHPKTLKGKKVLVTAGATREYIDPIRFITNASSGKMGVALAEEADFRGADVTLIRTRGSVNSFVEKQIIVETVEEMLKAIERELTKEKYDVVIMAAAVSDFRPKVKVKDKIKSDKPLTLELVPNPKIIDRIKELQPDVFLVGFKAETSMERLIENAKKQIERAKSDLVVGNTLEAFGSDESKVILITKDFIKELPKMKKRELAERIWDEIEKML; encoded by the coding sequence ATGCTGAGTCATATCAAGCTTATCTATGCCACCAAGAGCAGAAAACTTGTTGGCAAAAAAATTATTTTGGCAATTCCTGGAAGCATAGCTGCAGTAGAGTGCGTTAAGCTTGCCAGGGAATTAATTAGGCATGGAGCTGAAGTTCATGCGGTAATGAGTCCCAGTGCAACCAAGATAATTCATCCATATGCCATGGAATTCGCAACTGGCAATCCAGTTATTACTGAGATAACAGGGTTCATAGAGCACGTTGAACTCGCTGGAGAACATGAGAACAAAGCTGATTTAGTGTTGGTTTGTCCAGCAACTGCTAACACCATAAGCAAGATAGCATGTGGAATCGATGATACCCCAGTAACAACAGTTGTGACTACGGCATTTCCGCACATTCCTATAATGATAGCCCCGGCGATGCATGAGAGCATGTACAAGCATCCAATAGTCAGGGAGAACATAGAGAAGTTGAAGAAGCTTGGTGTTGAATTCATAGGGCCTAGGATAGAAGAAGGAAAGGCAAAGGTCGCAACCATAGATGAGATAGTTTACAGAGTGATAAAGAAGCTTCATCCGAAGACCCTCAAGGGTAAAAAGGTATTAGTTACGGCCGGAGCCACTAGGGAGTATATAGATCCGATTAGGTTTATAACAAATGCAAGTAGCGGAAAAATGGGAGTTGCACTTGCCGAGGAAGCTGACTTTAGAGGTGCTGATGTAACGCTGATAAGGACAAGAGGAAGCGTTAACAGCTTCGTTGAGAAGCAGATAATAGTTGAAACGGTTGAGGAGATGCTCAAGGCCATAGAGAGGGAACTTACAAAGGAGAAATATGACGTTGTGATAATGGCCGCTGCTGTGAGCGACTTTAGGCCAAAAGTGAAGGTAAAAGATAAAATTAAGAGCGACAAGCCACTGACACTTGAACTCGTGCCAAATCCAAAGATAATAGATAGGATAAAGGAGCTACAGCCAGATGTATTCCTAGTCGGTTTTAAGGCTGAAACATCAATGGAAAGACTAATTGAAAATGCAAAGAAACAAATTGAGAGAGCAAAAAGTGATCTAGTTGTAGGGAATACGCTTGAAGCCTTCGGAAGTGATGAGAGCAAAGTTATTCTAATTACCAAGGACTTCATAAAGGAGCTTCCAAAAATGAAGAAGAGAGAGCTGGCAGAAAGGATATGGGATGAGATCGAAAAGATGCTTTAG
- a CDS encoding NADH-quinone oxidoreductase subunit D: MVTQEELIREARENGMELYPIDKDTYELFFGPQHMATENFSIILKMDGNRVVKAIANPGFLHRGFEKLAEYRPWYTNIALLLRICVPEPDVPEAIYSMAVDEIIGWEVPERAQWIRTLVLELARVSAYLFWIMGLSFKLGVYTAGQWAAAYRERIMRIFEELTGARVYHIYTIPGGVRRDIPGDKWLRQVKDTVEYIKSKLPDFDNLVFENYITYRRMEGIGVMDKKFALSEGVTGPNLRATGVAYDVRKDDPYLLYPELDFEVPTLKEGDALARALIRRYELEQDLYIIEQLLEMGPPSGPYKVEDPRLKNLPRFKVPPGDAFAHVEATKGDFGAYVVSDGGNKPYRVHIRGPSIAHGIRVLEQLLVGARIADVPVILMSLDNCPPDIDR; this comes from the coding sequence ATGGTCACCCAGGAAGAGTTAATTAGGGAAGCGAGAGAAAATGGCATGGAACTTTATCCAATAGATAAGGACACGTATGAGCTATTCTTTGGCCCCCAACACATGGCCACAGAGAACTTCAGCATAATCCTCAAGATGGATGGAAACAGAGTGGTTAAGGCAATAGCTAATCCCGGATTTCTCCATAGGGGATTTGAGAAGTTAGCGGAGTACAGACCTTGGTACACAAATATAGCATTACTGTTGAGAATATGCGTGCCGGAACCTGATGTCCCTGAGGCAATTTATTCCATGGCCGTTGATGAAATAATTGGTTGGGAAGTGCCTGAGAGAGCTCAGTGGATTAGGACGTTAGTACTAGAGCTTGCAAGGGTTTCAGCTTATCTATTCTGGATCATGGGATTGAGCTTCAAACTCGGAGTTTACACAGCAGGACAATGGGCGGCAGCTTATAGAGAGAGAATAATGAGAATATTTGAGGAACTAACGGGAGCTAGGGTTTACCACATATACACGATCCCTGGTGGTGTTAGAAGAGATATTCCGGGGGATAAATGGCTTAGACAAGTGAAGGACACGGTAGAATACATAAAATCAAAGCTACCTGACTTTGATAACCTTGTCTTCGAGAACTACATAACATACAGGAGAATGGAAGGGATCGGCGTCATGGACAAGAAATTTGCATTAAGCGAAGGAGTTACAGGGCCAAACCTTAGGGCCACTGGTGTTGCCTATGACGTCAGAAAGGATGATCCCTACCTGCTATATCCAGAGCTTGACTTTGAAGTTCCAACGCTAAAAGAAGGTGATGCCTTGGCTAGGGCCTTGATAAGAAGGTATGAACTTGAGCAGGATCTGTACATAATAGAACAACTTCTGGAAATGGGTCCACCGAGTGGGCCATATAAGGTTGAGGATCCGAGGTTAAAGAACTTGCCAAGATTCAAGGTTCCACCAGGAGATGCCTTTGCTCACGTGGAAGCTACTAAAGGTGACTTTGGGGCTTATGTGGTTAGTGATGGCGGTAATAAACCTTATAGGGTTCATATAAGGGGACCAAGCATAGCTCATGGAATTAGGGTCCTTGAACAACTCTTGGTTGGAGCGAGAATAGCTGATGTTCCCGTGATATTGATGAGTCTTGATAATTGTCCACCAGATATAGATAGGTGA
- a CDS encoding proton-conducting transporter membrane subunit, with amino-acid sequence MNELLLIVFSPLIAGVIAWVIRIRGVREGIGILGALIPLLGLIKAYPSLDHGIKATITVGGFEIGFLLSHMSWVFSMIAVVVGFSATLGMVTTARDNYEWLFALMSLTGVLGVFLAQDLVTFFISWEIMTFASFMMVFKFNRQASLKYFLLSIIGAYAMLIAIGVIYAKTGSFAFSEISAFFRKDAMMAMLGGQPAFSRFDTALVYLLFLVAFGVKAGMFPLHVWAPDAYSETDQSYTAMFSGVLSKAGVYGFILLYILMYGKLMVSLGQFRGAPLFGYIIAFLGGLTIMVGGVLAALQEDIRKLFAYSSISQLGYILVGLGIGTSLGIEAAIYHAISHALFKGLFFLIVATLIYRTGKTEFKDFGGLAEKMPYTFAMAFIAILSLAGIPPLVGFASKWLIFEAVISQNLPILGGMVFFGSAIGFVYLIRFTYAVWFGQRPSDIENTKDAPLPLAIAMGILGALNVIFGIAPGIVARELNKLFNSQVIGGNIWELDLGFGRYNALLVTIWLVIGLLIAAILYFLGASVRKVPVTDTYQSGNPVTMDYNLTIRRNFFLPLKEAVEFWLRISFDKLYRDVWKSIEDFAETARNYIYNGNVQAYAWYLAIILLILAIMGV; translated from the coding sequence ATGAATGAGCTACTACTTATAGTCTTTTCACCTCTTATAGCGGGCGTCATTGCATGGGTAATAAGGATAAGGGGAGTGAGGGAAGGCATTGGTATATTAGGAGCACTTATACCTTTACTAGGATTAATAAAGGCATATCCTAGCTTGGATCATGGAATCAAAGCAACAATTACAGTTGGAGGCTTTGAAATAGGCTTTCTGTTGTCCCACATGAGCTGGGTATTCTCGATGATAGCTGTGGTTGTTGGATTCTCAGCTACCCTTGGAATGGTCACCACGGCCAGGGATAACTATGAATGGCTATTCGCATTGATGAGTTTAACTGGGGTTCTCGGAGTCTTTCTCGCTCAAGATCTTGTGACGTTCTTCATCTCCTGGGAGATAATGACATTTGCAAGTTTCATGATGGTTTTCAAGTTCAACAGGCAGGCTTCACTCAAGTACTTCCTACTTAGCATAATTGGAGCTTATGCAATGCTCATCGCCATAGGAGTAATATATGCGAAAACGGGAAGCTTTGCATTCTCGGAGATATCAGCATTCTTCAGGAAGGATGCGATGATGGCAATGCTTGGAGGACAGCCAGCGTTCTCTAGGTTTGACACCGCCCTCGTTTACCTGTTATTCCTTGTAGCGTTTGGGGTTAAGGCGGGAATGTTTCCTCTGCATGTTTGGGCCCCCGATGCATACTCAGAGACTGACCAAAGTTATACTGCAATGTTCAGTGGAGTCCTCAGTAAGGCCGGAGTTTATGGATTCATACTCTTGTATATCCTAATGTATGGCAAGCTGATGGTTAGTCTTGGCCAATTCAGAGGAGCTCCTCTCTTTGGCTATATAATTGCATTCTTGGGTGGCCTAACGATAATGGTTGGTGGCGTACTTGCTGCGTTGCAAGAGGATATAAGAAAGCTATTTGCTTACTCAAGCATAAGCCAATTAGGCTACATATTGGTTGGCCTGGGAATAGGAACATCCCTTGGAATTGAAGCGGCAATATATCATGCAATAAGCCACGCTCTCTTCAAGGGGCTGTTCTTCCTGATCGTTGCAACCCTAATCTACAGAACTGGGAAGACTGAGTTCAAGGACTTTGGAGGCTTAGCCGAGAAGATGCCATATACGTTTGCCATGGCCTTCATAGCGATACTTAGCTTGGCTGGTATTCCTCCCTTAGTGGGATTCGCGAGTAAGTGGTTGATATTTGAGGCTGTGATAAGTCAGAACCTCCCAATACTTGGAGGCATGGTATTCTTCGGTAGTGCAATAGGATTCGTTTACCTAATAAGATTTACATATGCAGTTTGGTTTGGTCAGAGGCCCAGCGACATCGAGAATACAAAAGATGCTCCACTACCCCTCGCGATAGCGATGGGAATCCTTGGCGCGCTCAACGTGATATTCGGAATTGCCCCAGGAATTGTTGCTAGAGAACTAAATAAGCTATTCAACAGCCAGGTAATAGGAGGAAATATTTGGGAGCTTGACTTGGGCTTTGGAAGGTACAACGCTCTATTGGTAACGATATGGTTGGTTATTGGCCTCTTAATTGCGGCAATCTTATACTTCCTGGGGGCTAGCGTTAGGAAGGTTCCGGTTACAGACACTTATCAGTCAGGAAATCCAGTTACAATGGACTACAACCTAACGATCAGGAGAAACTTCTTCCTACCCCTGAAGGAGGCAGTTGAGTTCTGGCTTAGGATAAGCTTCGATAAGCTTTACAGGGATGTTTGGAAATCAATTGAAGACTTTGCCGAAACGGCAAGGAATTACATTTACAATGGAAATGTTCAGGCCTATGCATGGTACCTCGCGATAATCTTGCTTATACTAGCAATTATGGGGGTGTGA
- a CDS encoding respiratory chain complex I subunit 1 family protein gives MFRVVINALLILIYATFVGFMFMGIIRKVTARIHRRIGPPIYQPIIDTLKLFGKKENITHGLIYDFGIVFALGATILALMFIPLGNISVLRAYGDLILITFLLEIPMLGIMFAAMSSGNPYAGIGAQRALLTLLAIQVPLGFAIITLAEYYGTFSTYEIVMAQQIHGWSIFHLPLLLAAIAYDIVLQAMFGKEPFDIMIAPGEISLGPMVEFGGKHLGILQVQHAIGLFAETLFFANIFLGGAVITTFSNPILNTLATLVVLLIKQLAVLLLAIFISTIFPRFTIDQAAKFYWKWPTIIAALGAILASL, from the coding sequence ATGTTTAGGGTGGTCATTAACGCCTTACTGATATTAATTTATGCAACGTTTGTAGGCTTCATGTTCATGGGTATTATAAGAAAGGTAACGGCAAGGATACATAGGAGGATAGGTCCTCCTATATACCAGCCAATAATAGACACACTCAAGCTATTTGGAAAGAAGGAAAACATAACCCATGGACTAATCTATGACTTTGGTATAGTGTTCGCATTAGGTGCAACGATACTAGCCTTAATGTTCATTCCTCTCGGCAACATAAGTGTTCTCAGGGCGTATGGAGACCTAATATTGATCACCTTCCTGTTGGAGATACCAATGCTTGGAATAATGTTCGCGGCAATGAGCTCTGGTAATCCCTATGCCGGAATCGGTGCACAGAGAGCTCTCCTAACTTTGCTTGCAATTCAAGTTCCTCTAGGCTTTGCAATAATAACTCTAGCCGAATATTATGGAACGTTCAGCACATATGAGATAGTGATGGCCCAGCAAATTCACGGCTGGAGTATCTTCCATCTTCCTCTACTCTTAGCCGCGATAGCTTATGACATAGTCTTACAGGCGATGTTTGGAAAGGAACCCTTTGACATAATGATAGCTCCCGGTGAAATATCCCTGGGTCCGATGGTTGAGTTCGGTGGTAAGCACTTAGGCATTCTACAGGTTCAGCACGCTATAGGGCTCTTTGCAGAAACACTATTCTTCGCAAACATATTCCTGGGAGGGGCCGTGATAACAACGTTCTCCAACCCAATACTCAACACCCTTGCGACTCTAGTGGTGCTATTGATCAAGCAACTGGCAGTTCTATTGCTTGCAATATTCATAAGCACTATATTCCCAAGATTCACAATAGACCAGGCTGCAAAGTTCTACTGGAAGTGGCCTACGATAATTGCAGCCTTAGGTGCAATACTAGCAAGTTTGTGA
- a CDS encoding NADH-quinone oxidoreductase subunit K codes for MISAYYFGAISLILIGLYAVLVKKNILKILIGLSIMETGVNLLLISIGYVSGRSAPILSEGIGPLQAVDPIPQALVLTAIVIGVATTAMALSVAIILYEKYGTLNIEEIRRLRG; via the coding sequence ATGATATCCGCTTATTACTTTGGTGCAATAAGTCTAATCCTGATAGGCCTCTACGCAGTTCTCGTTAAGAAGAACATCCTAAAGATACTCATTGGATTGAGCATAATGGAGACAGGAGTAAATTTACTTCTGATAAGCATAGGTTATGTAAGTGGTAGATCGGCACCAATCCTTAGTGAAGGTATAGGCCCACTTCAGGCCGTCGACCCAATTCCCCAAGCCCTCGTTCTAACTGCGATAGTTATAGGTGTTGCAACTACTGCCATGGCCCTTAGTGTTGCCATAATCCTGTACGAGAAGTATGGAACTCTAAACATAGAAGAGATAAGGAGGTTGAGAGGATGA
- a CDS encoding monovalent cation/H+ antiporter complex subunit F yields the protein MISVNIYLVLIAIATLLSMYRVFRGPTTVDRLVAVDIMTTITVGLMVLLALYYKRMIFLDVALVYAVLSFAGVIAFARYLEGGL from the coding sequence ATGATCAGCGTTAATATTTACCTCGTATTAATCGCTATAGCAACTCTATTGAGCATGTACAGAGTCTTCAGGGGGCCAACGACCGTTGATAGACTAGTGGCAGTAGATATAATGACGACGATAACAGTGGGTCTAATGGTTCTATTGGCTCTTTATTACAAGAGGATGATATTCCTGGATGTTGCCCTTGTTTACGCTGTGCTCTCGTTTGCAGGAGTTATAGCATTTGCTAGATACCTGGAGGGAGGGTTATGA
- a CDS encoding proton-conducting transporter membrane subunit has protein sequence MSQVASLLIALPLISAFFVPVLKQIRKSLIFPYLVIITLIQTGIAGWVFYEVYTTGKPILIYAGGWKPPVGINLYIGHFAALFALVIAIVSFLTALFSFKAINVEPVDKYAMLFLLLMLGATGMIATGDIFNLFVFMEITAITAYALTAYNKTGEAAEASMKYIVLGGIGSSFFLVGVALLYGATGTLNMAQLAEFASEGNIAPVVAQVGLALVIFGLAVEAELFPLNAWAPDAYQAAPHPITAMFSAFVVKAGLYAMARILYLLQDAQGWSSVLKLLLIMATLTVIFAELSALRQKDVKRMIAYSSIGQIGLIALAFSLGTEAGVSAGVFHMLNHAIVKALMFLAIGYVGVTLGGTRLENFEGLGKKMPLTAFALSVGAVSTVGVPLFNVFWSKFRIIVATLQAGHVWPAALVLFASVVEAVYYFRLLHLIWFSGEGERVRESWFVVFLIILALLIIAIGVYPTPAWEIAKRAGSDIFAVANYIKNVPLIRLG, from the coding sequence ATGAGTCAGGTTGCTTCACTGTTAATAGCATTACCACTCATTAGTGCATTCTTTGTTCCCGTCCTAAAGCAGATAAGAAAGTCTCTGATATTTCCATATCTAGTTATAATAACGCTTATCCAAACTGGAATTGCCGGATGGGTCTTCTATGAAGTTTACACAACGGGTAAGCCAATACTAATATACGCTGGTGGCTGGAAGCCTCCCGTTGGAATAAACCTATACATCGGGCACTTTGCCGCTTTATTCGCTTTGGTAATAGCCATAGTTAGCTTCCTAACGGCATTATTCAGTTTTAAGGCGATAAATGTGGAGCCAGTAGATAAATATGCAATGTTGTTCCTCCTTCTCATGCTTGGTGCCACTGGGATGATAGCAACTGGGGACATCTTTAACCTCTTCGTTTTCATGGAGATAACGGCTATCACAGCTTATGCCTTAACAGCCTATAATAAGACGGGTGAGGCTGCTGAGGCCTCGATGAAGTACATTGTGCTTGGTGGCATAGGCTCGAGTTTCTTCCTTGTTGGTGTTGCCTTGCTCTATGGTGCAACTGGAACACTTAACATGGCACAATTAGCTGAGTTCGCAAGCGAAGGTAACATAGCTCCAGTAGTTGCTCAGGTAGGTTTAGCTCTCGTAATCTTTGGTTTGGCAGTCGAAGCTGAACTGTTCCCGCTTAACGCTTGGGCTCCAGATGCTTATCAAGCTGCCCCTCACCCAATAACTGCAATGTTTTCAGCATTCGTAGTTAAGGCTGGTCTTTACGCAATGGCTAGGATACTTTATCTTCTCCAGGATGCTCAGGGATGGAGCTCTGTCCTTAAATTGCTCCTAATAATGGCAACTCTAACTGTTATCTTCGCTGAGCTCTCTGCATTGAGGCAGAAAGATGTGAAGAGGATGATAGCTTACTCAAGTATTGGGCAGATAGGACTGATAGCTTTAGCATTCTCCCTAGGCACTGAGGCTGGTGTTAGTGCCGGTGTATTCCACATGCTCAATCATGCCATAGTGAAGGCCCTCATGTTCCTCGCTATTGGATACGTTGGAGTAACCTTGGGGGGAACTAGATTGGAGAACTTTGAGGGATTAGGAAAGAAAATGCCACTAACGGCATTTGCACTCAGCGTGGGAGCAGTTTCAACGGTTGGAGTGCCATTGTTCAACGTATTCTGGAGTAAATTCAGGATAATAGTGGCAACATTGCAAGCTGGACATGTGTGGCCAGCTGCTCTAGTACTCTTCGCCAGCGTTGTGGAAGCCGTCTATTACTTCAGGTTGCTCCATCTAATTTGGTTCTCAGGAGAGGGAGAAAGAGTCAGGGAGAGTTGGTTCGTTGTGTTTCTGATAATCCTCGCACTCCTTATAATAGCGATAGGAGTTTATCCAACACCAGCATGGGAAATTGCAAAGAGGGCTGGCTCGGACATATTTGCTGTTGCTAACTACATCAAGAATGTCCCACTAATTAGGTTGGGGTGA
- a CDS encoding NADH-quinone oxidoreductase subunit C, which yields MSWEIGEELVKRILEKAPYAEGKVRRERRLEFKVPAERIREFLMVMKENNFPLMLQITAVDWLKDGEIELVYHLMNVELGTHAMVKTRIPRDLDKARIPTVRDIYPAAETYERDVHDFFGVVFEGNEKIDMPWILDDPERGLYPHRKDFNMLEYVKRKYKILDRFDEDKDKYVI from the coding sequence ATGAGCTGGGAGATCGGGGAGGAACTTGTTAAAAGAATTCTTGAGAAGGCTCCATATGCTGAAGGTAAGGTCAGAAGGGAGAGACGTCTTGAGTTTAAGGTTCCCGCTGAGAGGATAAGGGAGTTCTTAATGGTAATGAAGGAAAATAATTTCCCACTAATGCTCCAGATAACAGCAGTTGACTGGCTTAAGGATGGAGAGATAGAGCTGGTCTACCATTTAATGAACGTTGAACTTGGAACTCATGCGATGGTAAAAACTAGGATACCCAGGGATCTTGATAAGGCTAGGATTCCAACCGTCAGAGATATATACCCAGCTGCAGAGACCTATGAAAGGGATGTCCACGACTTCTTTGGAGTTGTATTTGAAGGAAATGAGAAAATTGATATGCCATGGATTTTAGATGACCCAGAGAGGGGATTGTATCCACACAGGAAAGATTTCAACATGCTTGAATACGTTAAGAGGAAGTATAAGATCCTTGACAGGTTTGACGAGGATAAAGACAAGTACGTAATATGA
- the mnhG gene encoding monovalent cation/H(+) antiporter subunit G → MSVLTGIGEFLVLFGTVFYFISTLGLIRMPDVYNRMQTATKSVTLGSLSTIIGVGLWAVGEGFSIAWLTKTIVIAVFLLLTNPISAHALIRGAYKSGIPLWEGSVVDKYKEHLEGKEGEE, encoded by the coding sequence ATGAGCGTTCTAACTGGAATTGGAGAGTTTTTAGTCCTCTTTGGCACGGTATTCTACTTCATCTCAACTTTGGGACTAATAAGGATGCCTGACGTTTACAATAGGATGCAAACGGCGACTAAGTCAGTTACTTTGGGTTCCCTATCCACAATAATAGGGGTGGGTCTTTGGGCCGTTGGAGAGGGCTTCAGCATAGCTTGGCTGACAAAGACAATAGTGATAGCCGTGTTCCTTCTGCTAACCAATCCAATCAGTGCACATGCACTAATAAGGGGAGCATACAAGTCGGGCATTCCTCTATGGGAGGGTAGTGTTGTTGACAAGTATAAGGAGCATTTAGAGGGGAAGGAGGGAGAAGAATGA